Proteins encoded in a region of the Bubalus bubalis isolate 160015118507 breed Murrah chromosome 9, NDDB_SH_1, whole genome shotgun sequence genome:
- the ZNRF4 gene encoding E3 ubiquitin-protein ligase ZNRF4 yields MMSQSLGASRTLGALGLSVICQEGRLATFSSSPPFPPRPRVPGRPWRCPEASHWQSPVGPSSTPPLEKARPAMGRQQPAVALGAVRISLILLGLLAPSQAVVRAVLDGNSSTVDFADMPALFGAPLAPGGVRGYLMEAKPANACHPIQGPRPGNGSLGAIVLIRRYDCTFDLKVLHAQRAGFEAAIVHNVHSDDLVSMAHVYEDLRQQIAIPSVFVGEAASQDLRVITRCDKAAHVVLLPDYPPHPDLDCHPVLAVSWVLGRALALLTSAAFVLQRLWHWLWSWRASGQAVKAQATQRAQVRTFTRCNDLCAICLDEYEEGDRLKVLPCSHTYHCKCIDPWFSQAVRRSCPMCKESVAGTDSSDSTVDSHGDEEDSSLSGRQTPTWVVQARLRSRRLALLTRATSRRRCSAISVGEAEASAPLEGPPERH; encoded by the exons ATGATGTCACAGAGCCTGGGGGCTTCTAGAACCCTGGGGGCTCTTGGTCTCAGTGTCATCTGCCAGGAAGGCCGCCTGG CCACCTTTTCAAGTTCACCTCCATTCCCTCCCCGGCCACGGGTCCCCGGGAGGCCCTGGAGATGCCCAGAGGCCTCCCATTGGCAGTCCCCAGTGGGACCTAGCTCCACGCCGCCGCTGGAGAAGGCCAGGCCAGCCATGGGGCGGCAGCAGCCAGCTGTGGCCCTGGGGGCAGTCAGGATCTCGCTgatcctgctggggctgcttGCTCCCTCGCAGGCGGTGGTGCGGGCCGTGCTGGATGGCAACTCGAGCACGGTGGACTTTGCGGATATGCCAGCCCTGTTTGGGGCGCCCCTGGCCCCCGGGGGCGTGCGAGGCTACCTGATGGAGGCCAAGCCAGCCAACGCATGCCATCCCATCCAGGGCCCACGGCCGGGCAACGGCTCCCTGGGCGCCATTGTGCTGATCCGCCGCTACGACTGCACGTTCGACCTCAAGGTGCTGCACGCCCAGCGGGCCGGCTTTGAGGCGGCCATTGTGCACAATGTGCACTCCGACGACCTGGTGAGCATGGCGCATGTGTATGAGGACCTGCGGCAGCAGATCGCCATCCCCTCGGTGTTCGTGGGCGAGGCTGCTTCCCAGGACCTGCGGGTCATCACGCGCTGTGACAAGGCGGCCCACGTCGTCCTGCTGCCCGACTACCCGCCCCACCCGGACCTGGACTGCCACCCGGTGCTGGCCGTCTCCTGGGTGCTGGGCCGTGCCCTGGCCCTGCTCACCAGCGCTGCCTTTGTCCTGCAGCGTCTGTGGCATTGGCTCTGGAGCTGGCGGGCCAGCGGGCAGGCAGTCAAGGCACAGGCCACCCAGAGGGCCCAGGTGCGCACCTTCACCAGGTGTAACGACCTCTGCGCCATCTGCCTGGATGAGTACGAGGAAGGCGACCGCCTCAAGGTCCTGCCCTGCTCCCATACCTACCACTGCAAGTGTATCGACCCCTGGTTCTCCCAGGCTGTCCGGCGCTCCTGTCCCATGTGCAAGGAGTCAGTGGCTGGCACGGACAGCTCTGACTCCACCGTCGACAGCCACGGGGACGAGGAAGATTCCTCGCTGTCTGGCCGCCAGACGCCGACCTGGGTTGTCCAGGCCCGGCTGCGCTCCCGGAGGCTGGCTCTGCTGACCCGAGCCACCTCCCGGCGCCGCTGTAGTGCCATCTCTGTGGGGGAGGCCGAGGCCAGTGCGCCCTTGGAGGGGCCCCCAGAACGCCACTGA